A single window of Modestobacter italicus DNA harbors:
- a CDS encoding class I SAM-dependent methyltransferase, producing MSVTGVTATGVPVVDGIPFARTGREELQARVAALLADGQVDRARVALLADADDWWTEPAPPAEQLARVPAAGSLREAMQLLGMGRVGDYFAHRWSDPTHLAGLALLGQHWPGDRPVVDVACGIGTQLRELARRGVADLVGLDVVWAKLWLARRFVCPTARYVCADVTTAPDLQVGRPAFVTCTDAFYFFRDKAAAAAAMARLAGPGGTVVVGHAHVADPHGAPLPPDEYARLLGATLLYDDEELTRSLLERRAPRPAPAAELAGSEAIALVAGDLRSPAPVDLGEPLGPLRPNPLYADGALRWPSERYAAEYGPRSGHLPARWPDPLPADAARRRLLVDLPEQW from the coding sequence GTGAGCGTCACCGGTGTCACCGCGACCGGGGTGCCGGTCGTCGACGGGATCCCCTTCGCCCGCACCGGGCGGGAGGAGCTGCAGGCCCGGGTCGCCGCCCTGCTCGCCGATGGCCAGGTCGACCGGGCCCGGGTGGCGCTGCTCGCCGACGCCGACGACTGGTGGACCGAGCCCGCTCCCCCCGCCGAGCAGCTGGCGCGGGTCCCCGCGGCGGGCAGCCTGCGCGAGGCCATGCAGCTGCTCGGCATGGGCCGGGTCGGTGACTACTTCGCCCACCGCTGGTCCGACCCCACCCACCTGGCCGGGCTGGCGCTGCTCGGCCAGCACTGGCCCGGGGACCGGCCGGTGGTCGACGTCGCCTGCGGCATCGGCACGCAGCTGCGCGAGCTCGCCCGCCGCGGCGTCGCCGACCTGGTCGGTCTGGACGTCGTCTGGGCCAAGCTCTGGCTGGCCCGGCGCTTCGTGTGCCCGACCGCCCGGTACGTGTGCGCCGACGTGACGACCGCACCGGACCTGCAGGTGGGCCGGCCGGCGTTCGTCACCTGCACCGACGCCTTCTACTTCTTCCGGGACAAGGCCGCGGCCGCTGCCGCGATGGCCCGGCTGGCCGGGCCCGGCGGCACGGTCGTCGTCGGGCACGCGCACGTCGCCGACCCGCACGGCGCGCCGCTGCCCCCCGACGAGTACGCCCGGCTGCTGGGCGCCACGCTGCTCTACGACGACGAGGAGCTGACCCGCTCGCTGCTGGAGCGCCGCGCGCCCCGCCCCGCGCCGGCCGCGGAGCTGGCCGGCAGCGAGGCGATCGCCCTGGTGGCCGGTGACCTGCGCAGCCCGGCCCCGGTCGACCTGGGCGAGCCGCTCGGGCCGCTGCGCCCCAACCCGCTCTACGCCGACGGCGCGCTCCGCTGGCCCAGCGAGCGGTACGCCGCCGAGTACGGCCCGCGGTCGGGCCACCTGCCGGCCCGCTGGCCAGACCCGCTGCCGGCCGACGCGGCCCGCCGGCGGCTGCTGGTCGACCTGCCGGAGCAGTGGTGA
- a CDS encoding inositol-3-phosphate synthase has translation MATTAVAGLELLRLGAVGADGLPLAGLTVGGASLEEATGLVGYDELVVGGWDLDGSDLYKAAEQHGVLDLRQLQQAEPLLSTITPWPAAGDADFCRNVTGGNVVLAEGRRAQVDAVRADLRRFREEQQLDGLVLLNLASTERWPDPAAACLQTPEAFEAGLDADDRAITPSMVYAYAAITEGVGYANFTPSLSADVPALVQLAEQRGVPIAGKDGKTGQTMMKTVLAPAFRSRALTVEGWYSTNILGNRDGLALDDPASLESKLQTKAKVLDSILGYPVEDHVVRIDYYRPRGDQKEAWDAIDLVGFLGQRMQIKVDFQCRDSILAAPLAVEIVRLVDLAQQRGEGGVQRHLGWFFKAPITADGSTPEHALHRQESELMDWLAGGSVVVPGPR, from the coding sequence GTGGCGACCACCGCGGTCGCCGGGCTGGAGCTGCTGCGGCTGGGCGCCGTCGGCGCCGACGGTCTCCCCCTCGCCGGGCTGACCGTCGGCGGCGCGTCCCTGGAGGAGGCCACCGGCCTCGTCGGCTACGACGAGCTGGTCGTCGGCGGTTGGGACCTGGACGGTTCGGACCTGTACAAGGCCGCCGAGCAGCACGGCGTGCTCGACCTCCGCCAGCTGCAGCAGGCCGAGCCGCTGCTGTCGACCATCACGCCCTGGCCCGCCGCCGGCGACGCCGACTTCTGCCGCAACGTCACCGGCGGCAACGTGGTGCTCGCCGAGGGCCGCCGCGCCCAGGTCGACGCCGTCCGCGCCGACCTGCGCCGCTTCCGCGAGGAGCAGCAGCTCGACGGGCTGGTGCTGCTCAACCTGGCCTCGACCGAGCGCTGGCCCGACCCGGCGGCGGCCTGCCTGCAGACGCCCGAGGCGTTCGAGGCCGGCCTGGACGCCGACGACCGGGCGATCACCCCGTCGATGGTCTACGCGTACGCCGCGATCACCGAGGGCGTCGGCTACGCCAACTTCACCCCCTCCCTCTCGGCCGACGTCCCGGCGCTGGTGCAGCTGGCCGAGCAGCGCGGCGTACCGATCGCGGGCAAGGACGGCAAGACCGGCCAGACGATGATGAAGACGGTGCTGGCCCCGGCCTTCCGCAGCCGCGCGCTCACCGTCGAGGGCTGGTACTCCACCAACATCCTCGGCAACCGGGACGGGCTCGCGCTCGACGACCCGGCGTCGCTGGAGAGCAAGCTGCAGACCAAGGCCAAGGTGCTCGACTCGATCCTCGGCTACCCCGTCGAGGACCACGTCGTCCGGATCGACTACTACCGCCCCCGCGGTGACCAGAAGGAGGCCTGGGACGCCATCGACCTGGTCGGCTTCCTCGGCCAGCGCATGCAGATCAAGGTCGACTTCCAGTGCCGGGACTCGATCCTGGCCGCCCCGCTGGCCGTCGAGATCGTCCGGCTGGTCGACCTCGCCCAGCAGCGCGGGGAGGGTGGCGTGCAGCGGCACCTCGGCTGGTTCTTCAAGGCCCCGATCACCGCCGACGGCAGCACCCCCGAGCACGCGCTGCACCGCCAGGAGTCCGAGCTGATGGACTGGCTGGCCGGCGGGAGCGTCGTCGTCCCCGGCCCCCGGTGA
- a CDS encoding citrate synthase 2 — MADDFVPGLEGVVAFETTIAEPDKDGGALRYRGVDIEDLVGTVTFGNVWALLVDGAFGPGLPPAEPFPVPVHTGDVRVDVQAALAMLAPIWGLRPLLDISAEQARDDLARSAVTALSFVAQSARGTGVPAVPQARVDEAGTIVERFMVRWRGEPDPRHVAAVDAYWTSAAEHGMNASTFTARVIASTGADVAASLSGAIGAMSGPLHGGAPSRVLHMLDGVEASGDATRYVKDLLDKGDRLMGFGHRVYRAEDPRARVLRRAAEELGAPRFEAARALEQAALTELRERRPDRPIETNVEFWAAIVLDFAEVPSHLFTSMFSCARTAGWCAHILEQKNTGRLVRPSARYVGPDPRRPEDVEGWDTITTKAITEATPA; from the coding sequence ATGGCTGACGACTTCGTCCCCGGGCTGGAAGGCGTCGTCGCCTTCGAGACCACCATCGCGGAGCCGGACAAGGACGGCGGCGCGCTGCGCTACCGCGGCGTCGACATCGAGGACCTCGTCGGCACGGTCACCTTCGGCAACGTGTGGGCGCTGCTGGTCGACGGCGCGTTCGGGCCCGGCCTGCCGCCGGCCGAGCCGTTCCCCGTCCCGGTGCACACCGGTGACGTACGGGTCGACGTGCAGGCGGCGCTGGCGATGCTCGCCCCGATCTGGGGCCTGCGCCCGCTGCTGGACATCTCCGCCGAGCAGGCCCGCGACGACCTGGCCCGGTCCGCGGTGACGGCGCTGTCCTTCGTCGCGCAGTCCGCGCGCGGCACGGGCGTCCCGGCCGTCCCGCAGGCGCGGGTCGACGAGGCCGGCACGATCGTCGAGCGGTTCATGGTGCGCTGGCGCGGCGAGCCCGACCCGCGGCACGTCGCCGCCGTCGACGCCTACTGGACCTCAGCCGCCGAGCACGGCATGAACGCCTCCACGTTCACCGCCCGGGTCATCGCCTCCACCGGTGCCGACGTCGCCGCCTCGCTCTCCGGCGCGATCGGCGCCATGTCCGGCCCGCTGCACGGCGGTGCGCCGTCCCGGGTGCTGCACATGCTCGACGGCGTCGAGGCCTCCGGCGACGCGACGCGGTACGTCAAGGACCTGCTCGACAAGGGCGATCGGCTGATGGGCTTCGGCCACCGCGTCTACCGCGCCGAGGACCCCCGCGCACGGGTGCTCCGCCGCGCCGCCGAGGAGCTGGGCGCCCCCCGGTTCGAGGCCGCCCGCGCGCTGGAGCAGGCCGCGCTGACCGAGCTCCGCGAGCGCCGCCCGGACCGCCCGATCGAGACCAACGTCGAGTTCTGGGCCGCGATCGTGCTGGACTTCGCCGAGGTGCCCAGCCACCTGTTCACCTCGATGTTCAGCTGCGCCCGCACCGCCGGGTGGTGCGCGCACATCTTGGAGCAGAAGAACACCGGCCGGCTGGTGCGCCCCTCCGCGCGGTACGTCGGCCCCGACCCGCGTCGGCCCGAGGACGTCGAGGGCTGGGACACCATCACCACCAAGGCCATCACCGAGGCCACTCCCGCGTGA
- a CDS encoding YcaO-like family protein encodes MTTTSQRYLDSFPAGVEEFAIEGLDVLDVPLHSAFLSSTPEHPGGSGLGYGATREEARTGALGEMAEMALSIRAHAGLDRVHGSYRELARTEGRDRVADPRTLCLEAGSTYDDDRELQWLPMTRTRDGETVLVPAELVVSAPEELPGDPPPGGWLTTVITNGQGAAFDADRAVRHALLELLQRDGNATTFRALDQGVVVDLAGLHDPDALALLDRLDAAGIDVLVKLASTEHGIVDVYAVGCSRDGSEPAPMMVTACGEAADPDRDAAVRKALHEFAAARSRKAFMHGPLDAVAAATPPGYLDQWLRGHPPERMVEEDRALQAMLGWTRLGTDRLTDLLRGSVLSRRSSVALSDLPSGGDDDVVGTLTAEGYDVLVDLQPSRGEAVAAKVLVPGLEAETMSYGRIGERGVRRLLDRGDGPGAGLAAVGAGPRRLGPGAPDRRGGGAPGWAGLVRPGRRRAGGRRAVRAVPGARPARRRAGGELVSLRYAYNTNGLTSHRLDDALSFLADTGYAGVALTLDVHHLDPFAVDARAQAQRVRRRCDDLGLGVVVETGARFLLDPRVKHEPTLVNPTPEGRARRLAYLRLACELAEVLQAEAVSFWAGVPQPGVDRAAARGWLVDGVRALVDSHGGRGYALAVEPEPGMLVEDADDWAALAADVPGLTLALDTGHCVVSGRYTPEQAVTAFGPQLGAVAVEGMRRGVHDHLPLDEGDVDLPAVLAALRAVGYDRLVSLELSRDGHRAHQLVPRSIELLREAEG; translated from the coding sequence GTGACCACCACCTCCCAGCGGTACCTGGACTCCTTCCCGGCCGGCGTCGAGGAGTTCGCCATCGAGGGCCTGGACGTCCTCGACGTGCCGCTGCACAGCGCGTTCCTCTCCTCGACGCCGGAGCACCCGGGCGGCAGCGGGCTGGGCTACGGCGCGACCCGGGAGGAGGCCCGCACCGGCGCGCTCGGCGAGATGGCCGAGATGGCGCTGTCCATCCGCGCGCACGCCGGGCTCGACCGGGTGCACGGCTCGTACCGGGAGCTGGCCCGCACCGAGGGCCGGGACCGGGTGGCCGACCCGCGCACGCTGTGCCTGGAGGCCGGCAGCACCTACGACGACGACCGCGAGCTCCAGTGGCTGCCGATGACCCGCACCCGGGACGGCGAGACCGTGCTGGTGCCGGCCGAGCTCGTCGTCTCCGCGCCCGAGGAGCTGCCCGGGGACCCACCGCCCGGCGGCTGGCTCACCACGGTGATCACCAACGGCCAGGGCGCGGCGTTCGACGCCGACCGGGCGGTCCGGCACGCGCTGCTCGAGCTGCTGCAGCGCGACGGGAACGCCACCACTTTCCGCGCGCTGGACCAGGGCGTGGTGGTCGACCTGGCCGGTCTGCACGACCCCGATGCGCTGGCCCTGCTCGACCGGCTCGACGCCGCCGGCATCGACGTGCTGGTCAAGCTGGCGAGCACCGAGCACGGCATCGTCGACGTCTACGCCGTCGGCTGCTCGCGGGACGGCTCGGAGCCCGCCCCGATGATGGTCACCGCCTGCGGCGAGGCGGCCGACCCCGACCGGGACGCCGCGGTGCGCAAGGCGCTGCACGAGTTCGCCGCCGCGCGCAGCCGCAAGGCGTTCATGCACGGCCCGCTGGACGCCGTCGCCGCCGCCACCCCGCCGGGCTACCTGGACCAGTGGCTGCGCGGGCACCCGCCGGAGCGGATGGTCGAGGAGGACCGGGCGCTGCAGGCGATGCTCGGGTGGACCCGGCTGGGCACCGACCGGCTGACCGACCTGCTGCGCGGCTCGGTGCTGTCCCGGCGGAGCAGCGTGGCGCTGTCCGACCTGCCCAGCGGCGGGGACGACGACGTGGTCGGCACCCTCACCGCCGAGGGGTACGACGTGCTGGTCGACCTGCAGCCCTCCCGGGGCGAGGCCGTGGCGGCGAAGGTGCTGGTGCCCGGCCTGGAGGCCGAGACGATGTCCTACGGCCGGATCGGTGAGCGCGGCGTGCGCCGGCTGCTCGACCGCGGCGACGGCCCCGGGGCCGGGCTCGCCGCCGTCGGCGCCGGACCCCGGCGGCTGGGCCCGGGTGCACCTGACCGCCGAGGCGGAGGAGCGCCTGGGTGGGCCGGCCTGGTTCGACCGGGCCGGCGCCGAGCGGGCGGTCGGCGAGCTGTACGCGCTGTACCGGGAGCCCGGCCGGCACGTCGCCGCGCTGGCGGTGAGCTCGTGAGCCTGCGGTACGCCTACAACACCAACGGGCTCACCTCGCACCGGCTCGACGACGCGCTGTCGTTCCTGGCCGACACCGGGTACGCCGGGGTGGCCCTCACCCTCGACGTGCACCACCTCGACCCGTTCGCCGTCGACGCCCGCGCGCAGGCCCAGCGGGTCCGCCGCCGCTGCGACGACCTGGGGCTGGGCGTGGTGGTCGAGACCGGCGCCCGGTTCCTGCTCGACCCGCGGGTCAAGCACGAGCCCACGCTGGTCAACCCGACCCCCGAGGGCCGCGCCCGCCGGCTGGCCTACCTGCGGCTGGCCTGCGAGCTCGCCGAGGTGCTGCAGGCCGAGGCGGTGAGCTTCTGGGCCGGCGTGCCGCAGCCCGGCGTCGACCGGGCGGCCGCCCGCGGCTGGCTGGTCGACGGCGTCCGGGCGCTCGTCGACAGCCACGGCGGGCGCGGCTACGCGCTGGCCGTCGAACCGGAGCCGGGGATGCTCGTCGAGGACGCCGACGACTGGGCCGCCCTCGCTGCGGACGTGCCCGGCCTGACCCTCGCGCTGGACACCGGGCACTGCGTGGTCAGCGGCCGGTACACCCCCGAGCAGGCGGTGACCGCCTTCGGCCCGCAGCTGGGGGCGGTCGCCGTCGAGGGCATGCGCCGCGGCGTGCACGACCACCTGCCGCTCGACGAGGGCGACGTCGACCTGCCGGCGGTGCTGGCCGCGCTGCGCGCGGTGGGCTACGACCGGCTGGTCAGCCTGGAGCTCTCCCGCGACGGCCACCGGGCGCACCAGCTGGTGCCCCGCTCGATCGAGCTGCTGAGGGAGGCCGAGGGATGA
- the pdxH gene encoding pyridoxamine 5'-phosphate oxidase: protein MPDLIRMRRDYDDGAFGEDGLAPTWLEQFDRWFADAVAADLPEPNAMVVATADADGAPDARVVLMKGYDVSGFVFGTNYASAKGAQLAVNPRAALVFPWHAQQRQVRVNGTVERIGDTASDLLWDPRPRGSQLAAAASIQSTVVESRELLRTRVTELDAQTPPGQLPRPVNWGGYRVLPERVEFWQGGHDRLHDRLVFVRDDEEGGGWVVQRLAP, encoded by the coding sequence GTGCCCGACCTGATCCGCATGCGCAGGGACTACGACGACGGCGCCTTCGGGGAGGACGGTCTCGCCCCCACCTGGCTCGAGCAGTTCGACCGGTGGTTCGCCGACGCCGTGGCCGCCGACCTCCCCGAGCCCAACGCGATGGTGGTGGCCACCGCCGACGCCGACGGCGCTCCCGACGCCCGCGTCGTGCTGATGAAGGGCTACGACGTCAGCGGGTTCGTCTTCGGCACCAACTACGCCTCGGCCAAGGGCGCGCAGCTGGCGGTGAACCCGCGGGCGGCGCTGGTGTTCCCCTGGCACGCCCAGCAGCGCCAGGTGCGGGTCAACGGCACCGTGGAACGCATCGGCGACACCGCCTCCGACCTGCTCTGGGACCCCCGGCCCCGGGGCTCGCAGCTGGCCGCCGCCGCCTCGATCCAGTCGACGGTGGTCGAGTCGCGCGAGCTGCTGCGCACCCGGGTGACCGAGCTGGACGCGCAGACCCCGCCCGGGCAGCTGCCCCGGCCGGTGAACTGGGGCGGGTACCGGGTGCTCCCCGAGCGGGTGGAGTTCTGGCAGGGCGGTCACGACCGGCTGCACGACCGGCTGGTGTTCGTCCGCGACGACGAGGAAGGCGGCGGCTGGGTCGTGCAGCGCCTCGCCCCATGA
- a CDS encoding MBL fold metallo-hydrolase, with the protein MTNPDTNPYRGLLPDLPAFACTNCGHWQRWPAPGPQVCPVCADVRNALPEHGFEFVTPKQADELVTGFWRPTAVAGITEFGTGPRFGLDSRGWVIETDAGLVGFECAPWYTAEMLAELRRMAAEKGGFDVLASSHVHGYGALWQLQLELEPATVCVGVRDLEWTKAFRVTWPADDVLELAPDLTLHRTGGHFPGHSVLHDSRRGVLFCGDSLKVDLDGEGNPVGLSAHKAFHAQIPLSHGELREYLAVVAELDFGAVATPFELVPGVTTDHVVHLVQRLLAGRPDAAPIALTEL; encoded by the coding sequence GTGACGAACCCCGACACCAACCCCTACCGCGGCCTGCTGCCCGACCTGCCCGCCTTCGCCTGCACCAACTGCGGGCACTGGCAGCGCTGGCCGGCCCCCGGCCCGCAGGTCTGCCCGGTCTGCGCCGACGTGCGCAACGCGCTGCCCGAGCACGGCTTCGAGTTCGTCACCCCCAAGCAGGCCGACGAGCTGGTCACCGGCTTCTGGCGGCCCACCGCCGTGGCCGGCATCACCGAGTTCGGCACCGGACCCCGCTTCGGGCTGGACAGCCGCGGCTGGGTCATCGAGACCGACGCCGGGCTGGTCGGCTTCGAGTGCGCGCCCTGGTACACCGCCGAGATGCTCGCCGAGCTGCGCCGGATGGCCGCCGAGAAGGGCGGGTTCGACGTGCTCGCCTCCAGCCACGTGCACGGCTACGGCGCGCTGTGGCAGCTGCAGCTGGAGCTGGAGCCCGCGACGGTGTGCGTCGGGGTGCGCGACCTGGAGTGGACCAAGGCCTTCCGGGTCACCTGGCCCGCCGACGACGTGCTCGAGCTGGCCCCCGACCTGACGCTGCACCGCACCGGCGGGCACTTCCCCGGGCACTCGGTGCTGCACGACAGCCGGCGCGGGGTGCTCTTCTGCGGCGACTCGCTCAAGGTCGACCTGGACGGCGAGGGCAACCCCGTCGGGCTGAGCGCGCACAAGGCGTTCCACGCGCAGATCCCGCTCTCGCACGGCGAGCTGCGGGAGTACCTGGCGGTGGTCGCCGAGCTGGACTTCGGCGCCGTGGCCACGCCGTTCGAGCTGGTGCCGGGCGTGACCACCGACCACGTCGTCCACCTGGTGCAGCGGCTGCTGGCCGGGCGTCCGGACGCCGCACCGATCGCGCTGACCGAGCTGTGA
- a CDS encoding MFS transporter, whose translation MNDPVAPHDSHARRGPLRRGRSSTSPPLTPVDPVEGGGPVEEPQPARRRSWAIDTSPLRNRAYRRVFGGVTVTMLGQQMTLVAVPYQVYELTGSSLMVGLTSVVALVPLVVFGLLGGAIADAMDRRTLMLVTSVGAAVTSALLAVQALLPGDGHVAVLWVLAAAVSAFAAVNQPARSAVIPALVGPEGVAAANALAMTVRQAGVIVGPLLAGLLIGVGDLSVLYTIDALGFLAAVLLLRGLPPLPPGGVTTGPLRLGAAVRGVGEGFAFLRTQPVLLMTFVVDVIAMLFAWPQAVFPELSVTTYGGDANSLGWLFAGVSIGSLLMGLSSGWVSRVDRQGAVVLAAIAVWGVAIIGFGLASTLWLAVLCLAVAGAGDMVSAVLRTSMLQSAAPDEMRGRMQGVFIVVVAGGPRLGDLRAGVLASSVGVSAAMVSGGVVIIVAMLLVAVLVPSFWLFRASRAEELAESARRRMAGS comes from the coding sequence ATGAACGACCCCGTCGCCCCCCACGACTCGCACGCTCGCCGTGGGCCCCTGCGACGGGGCCGTTCCAGCACGTCACCCCCGCTGACGCCCGTCGACCCGGTCGAGGGGGGCGGGCCGGTCGAGGAGCCGCAGCCGGCCCGGCGCCGCAGCTGGGCGATCGACACCTCGCCGCTGCGCAACCGCGCCTACCGGCGGGTGTTCGGCGGCGTCACGGTCACCATGCTCGGCCAGCAGATGACGCTCGTCGCCGTCCCGTACCAGGTCTACGAGCTGACCGGCTCCTCGCTGATGGTCGGCCTGACGTCGGTCGTCGCGCTGGTGCCGCTGGTCGTGTTCGGCCTGCTCGGCGGGGCGATCGCGGACGCGATGGACCGGCGCACGCTGATGCTGGTCACCTCCGTCGGCGCCGCGGTCACCAGCGCGCTGCTCGCGGTGCAGGCGCTGCTGCCCGGCGACGGCCACGTGGCCGTGCTGTGGGTGCTGGCGGCGGCGGTGTCGGCGTTCGCCGCGGTGAACCAGCCTGCCCGCAGCGCGGTGATCCCGGCGCTGGTCGGGCCCGAGGGCGTGGCGGCCGCGAACGCGCTGGCGATGACCGTCCGGCAGGCCGGGGTGATCGTCGGTCCGCTGCTGGCCGGGCTGCTGATCGGCGTCGGCGACCTGTCCGTCCTCTACACGATCGACGCGCTGGGCTTCCTCGCCGCGGTCCTGCTGCTGCGCGGCCTGCCGCCGCTGCCGCCCGGCGGCGTCACCACGGGCCCGCTCAGGCTGGGCGCGGCCGTGCGCGGGGTCGGCGAGGGCTTCGCGTTCCTGCGCACCCAGCCGGTGCTGCTGATGACCTTCGTCGTCGACGTCATCGCGATGCTGTTCGCCTGGCCGCAGGCGGTGTTCCCGGAGCTGTCGGTGACCACCTACGGCGGGGACGCCAACAGCCTGGGCTGGCTGTTCGCCGGGGTGTCGATCGGGTCGCTGCTGATGGGGCTGAGCTCGGGCTGGGTCAGCCGGGTCGACCGGCAGGGCGCCGTCGTGCTGGCCGCCATCGCGGTGTGGGGCGTGGCGATCATCGGGTTCGGGCTGGCCTCGACGCTGTGGCTGGCGGTGCTGTGCCTGGCGGTCGCCGGTGCCGGGGACATGGTCAGCGCGGTGCTCCGCACGTCGATGCTGCAGAGCGCCGCGCCGGACGAGATGCGCGGCCGGATGCAGGGCGTGTTCATCGTCGTCGTGGCCGGCGGGCCGCGGCTGGGCGACCTGCGCGCCGGCGTGCTGGCCAGCTCGGTCGGCGTCAGCGCGGCGATGGTGTCCGGCGGTGTGGTGATCATCGTGGCGATGCTGCTGGTCGCCGTCCTGGTGCCGTCGTTCTGGCTGTTCCGCGCCTCGCGGGCCGAGGAGCTCGCCGAGTCCGCCCGCCGGAGGATGGCCGGGAGCTGA
- the serC gene encoding phosphoserine transaminase, with protein sequence MSITIPADLLPKDGRFGCGPSKVRPEALQALATDGAALMGTSHRQAPVKGLVKRVREGLTQLFDLPDGYQVVLGNGGTTAFWDAATIGLVRRQSAHGSYGEFSAKFASGVADAPFLQPPLVAKAEPGSLALPPAHLGVDAYAWAHNETSTGVMAPVTRPAGADDDALVLVDATSGAGGLPVDIAQTDVYYFAPQKSFASDGGLWIALMSATALERVAEIKASDRWIPGFLDLSIAVDNSSKDQTYNTPAVATLFLLADQIDWMLGLGGLSGAVARSRESSSRLYDWAEKNDHTQPFVDRVDERSYVVGTIDFDESVDAALIAKTLRAHGVVDTEPYRKLGRNQLRIGMFPAVDPDDVSALTACIDHVVGQL encoded by the coding sequence ATGAGCATCACCATCCCCGCTGACCTGCTGCCGAAGGACGGGCGCTTCGGGTGCGGCCCGTCGAAGGTGCGGCCCGAGGCGCTGCAGGCGCTGGCCACCGACGGGGCGGCGCTGATGGGCACCTCGCACCGGCAGGCGCCGGTCAAGGGCCTGGTCAAGCGGGTGCGCGAGGGGCTGACCCAGCTCTTCGACCTGCCCGACGGCTACCAGGTGGTGCTGGGCAACGGCGGGACGACGGCGTTCTGGGACGCCGCGACGATCGGGCTGGTCCGCCGGCAGAGCGCGCACGGCAGCTACGGCGAGTTCTCCGCGAAGTTCGCCTCCGGCGTGGCCGACGCGCCGTTCCTGCAGCCGCCGCTGGTGGCCAAGGCGGAGCCGGGCTCGCTGGCGCTGCCACCGGCGCACCTCGGCGTCGACGCCTACGCGTGGGCGCACAACGAGACCTCCACCGGCGTGATGGCCCCGGTGACCCGCCCGGCCGGCGCGGACGACGACGCGCTGGTCCTGGTCGACGCCACCTCCGGCGCCGGCGGGCTACCGGTCGACATCGCGCAGACCGACGTCTACTACTTCGCACCGCAGAAGTCCTTCGCCAGCGACGGCGGGCTGTGGATCGCGCTGATGTCGGCGACCGCGCTCGAGCGGGTCGCCGAGATCAAGGCCTCCGACCGCTGGATCCCCGGGTTCCTCGACCTGTCGATCGCCGTGGACAACAGCAGCAAGGACCAGACCTACAACACCCCCGCCGTCGCCACGTTGTTCCTGCTGGCCGACCAGATCGACTGGATGCTCGGCCTCGGCGGGCTCTCCGGCGCCGTCGCCCGCAGCCGCGAGTCCTCCAGCCGGCTCTACGACTGGGCGGAGAAGAACGACCACACCCAGCCCTTCGTCGACCGGGTGGACGAGCGGAGCTACGTCGTGGGCACCATCGACTTCGACGAGTCCGTCGACGCCGCCCTGATCGCGAAGACCCTGCGCGCGCACGGCGTCGTGGACACCGAGCCCTACCGCAAGCTGGGCCGCAACCAGCTCCGGATCGGCATGTTCCCGGCCGTCGACCCCGACGACGTCAGCGCGCTGACCGCCTGCATCGACCACGTGGTGGGCCAGCTGTAG
- a CDS encoding Gfo/Idh/MocA family protein → MSGVGWGVAGCGWVARDHALPGLLQVPGARLVALHDRDPAAMARMPVEAPRSTDLAAFLATPGLDAVYVAVPNSAHRQVVEAAAAAGVAVLCEKPLAADVADAEAAVAAAARAGVLLGTAFDQRWHPAHVRLRELVPELGTVTAVRIAYCCWLPADWSPDGGPHDNWRVDRSRAGGGAAIDLAPHGLDLAGVLLGEDVVELSALLQNRVQDYPVDDGALLAGRTAGGVLVDLHVSYNCPDALPRRRLEVVGTRGMAVAVDTMGQTAGGSLTLFRPEPVDVPFAGTDPFTAQFAGFGAAVTGAAPWPYPPDRDLALHRLLVQALDAATDRTGARS, encoded by the coding sequence GTGAGCGGCGTCGGGTGGGGGGTCGCCGGCTGCGGCTGGGTGGCCCGCGACCACGCGCTGCCCGGCCTGCTGCAGGTCCCCGGCGCCCGGCTGGTGGCGCTGCACGACCGCGACCCCGCCGCGATGGCCCGGATGCCGGTCGAGGCGCCCCGCAGCACCGACCTGGCCGCGTTCCTGGCCACCCCAGGCCTGGACGCGGTCTACGTCGCGGTGCCCAACTCCGCCCACCGGCAGGTCGTCGAGGCGGCCGCCGCGGCGGGGGTCGCGGTGCTGTGCGAGAAGCCGCTGGCCGCCGACGTCGCCGACGCCGAGGCCGCCGTCGCCGCGGCCGCCCGCGCCGGTGTGCTGCTGGGCACCGCCTTCGACCAGCGCTGGCACCCCGCGCACGTCCGGCTGCGCGAGCTGGTGCCCGAGCTGGGCACGGTCACCGCCGTCCGGATCGCCTACTGCTGCTGGCTGCCGGCCGACTGGTCACCGGACGGCGGCCCGCATGACAACTGGCGGGTCGACCGGTCGCGGGCCGGCGGGGGCGCCGCGATCGACCTGGCCCCGCACGGCCTGGACCTGGCCGGTGTGCTGCTCGGCGAGGACGTCGTCGAGCTCTCCGCGCTGCTGCAGAACCGGGTGCAGGACTACCCGGTGGACGACGGCGCGCTGCTGGCCGGCCGCACCGCCGGGGGCGTGCTGGTCGACCTGCACGTGTCCTACAACTGCCCCGACGCCCTCCCCCGCCGCCGGCTCGAGGTGGTCGGCACCCGGGGCATGGCCGTCGCCGTGGACACGATGGGCCAGACCGCCGGCGGGTCGCTCACGCTGTTCCGCCCCGAGCCGGTCGACGTCCCGTTCGCCGGCACCGACCCGTTCACCGCCCAGTTCGCCGGGTTCGGCGCCGCGGTCACCGGCGCGGCGCCCTGGCCGTACCCGCCCGACCGCGACCTCGCCCTGCACCGCCTGCTCGTGCAGGCGCTCGACGCCGCCACCGACCGCACCGGAGCCCGCTCGTGA